The genomic window GTCCTTTAGTGACAATGCCTAAGCGTATGCGTGACGCTATTGGTGTGGTGATGTATGGCGATTATGACAGCTTAACATTACGCCGTTATGCTGAAGATGTTCGAGATGAAATAGCTTCGTTGCCAGGGGTTACTCAAGTCAGTGTTGATAACTCTCTGCGTTTTGAAATATCGATTGAAATACCTGAATGGTCATTAAGAAAATATGATATTACCTTAGAGCAGGTTGCCGACACTTTACGACGTAACTCTACAGATGTATCCGCCGGTAATTTGAAAACTGAAGGCGGAGATATTTTTATCCGCAGTATTGGTCAAGCTTATAAAGCAAGTGACTTTAGTCAGCTACCGATCTTAACCGATGAAGATGGTACATTAATCCGCTTAGGTGATATTGCTGTTCTACGTGATGAATTCGAAGAAACCCCTTTGAGAACAAGATTTAACGGCATTCCAGCAATAGAGGTAGAAGTCTTTCGCGTGGGTGATCAAAGTATTATCGAAGTAACCGATGCCGTTAAAAATTATATCGCAGGTAAACAACAAGCACTCCCACAAGGGTTAACGATGACTTACTGGCGCGATCGCAGTAAGTCGATAAAAGCACGTTTAGCTACGCTTACTACAAGCGCTTGGCAAGGTGCGCTATTAGTTATTCTACTCTTAGCTTTATTTTTACGACCTGCCGTTGCATTTTGGGTGTGTCTTGGCATTCCAATGTCATTTATGGGCGCATTTATATTGATGCCATTTTTTGGTATATCTTTGAATTTAATGAGCCTATTTGCTTTTATTTTGGTGCTAGGTATTGTTGTCGATGATGCGATTGTTACGGGTGAAAATGTTTACGAACATATGCAACGCGGCACAGATCCCCTTACCGCTGCTATAAGAGGTACCCAAGAAGTTGCCGTACCGGTTACCTTTGGTATTTTAACGACTGTTGCAGCCTTTATACCTCTGGCTTTACTTGAAGGAAGAGGCAGTTGGTACCAGAGTATTCCTTACGTTATTGTGCCGGTTTTACTCTTTTCATTAATCGAGTCTAAATTGGTATTACCCGCGCATCTTAAACATATTAAACCGCGAACAGGCGCGCCATCACGGTTAACACGCATTCAAATGGCAATATCGACCTCTTTAGAGACGTTTATTGCTAAATGTTATCAACCAACATTAGCATTAGCGCTGCGCTGGCGTTACGCGACGCTGGCCATTATGTTGTCGTCACTTTTTATAGTCATTGGTGCACTTTCAAGCGGACAAACAAAATTTGTATTTTTCCCTCGTGTGCAAAGTGAAGTAGCAACAGCAACACTAACAATGCCAACAGGTACCGCCTTTGAAAGTACCGATCGTATTGTTCAACATATGACTAAGCAAGCGAAGTTATTACAAGAGAAATATATTGATGCCGAATCTGGTGAGTCTATTATTAAGAATATTTATTCTATTAGTGGCGGCCGTAATTCAAGTACGGGACGTGTTCGTGTCGAAACAATTCCGCCAGAAGACCGTAGCACAGACATTGGCACGCAACAGATAGTTGCAGAATGGCGTAAAATGGTTGGACAAGTCGCTGGCGCTGAACAGTTAAATTATCGAGCTGAAATTGGTTGGAGTAGACCCGCTATTAATATCGAATTGCGTGGCAAGAATGCTGATGATTTAGCTGAGCTAGGCGATAAGTTCAAAAGTAAATTAACACAGTATTCAGCAGTTTCAGATGTTGAAGATTCAATGTCTGATGGTAAAGAAGAACTACAATTAAAACTTAAGCCCGAAGCAACGTTACTTGGACTTAATTTAAATATGGTTGCAAGACAAGTTCGTCAAGCAGTCTACGGTTTTGAAGTTCAGCGTATTCAACGTGGGCGTGAAGAAGTGCGAGTTATGGTGCGCTATCCTATTGCTGCTCGACAGTCGATTGAGACGTTAGAGCAGATGATGATCAGAGTTGAAGCTGGCCAAGAAGTTCCGCTATGGCAGATTGCTGATATCGTACCTGGATTAAGTCCTTCGAGTATTTTACGTATTGATCGACAGCGAACACTTTCTATTACGGCTGACTTTAACAAAGAACAAGGTAATTTGTCTGCGGTGCAGGAAGAGTTAGAAGAGTTTTTACAACAATCGATAAGTACGTATCCAGGCATGAATTATGAAATGGCTGGCGAAGCTAGAGATCAAAAAGAGTCTTCTCAAGAACTGAAGTTTGGTATGTTTGGCTTGTTATTAGTGATTTATATCCTGCTTGCCATTCCGTTTAAAAGTTATTCCCAGCCTTTAGTGGTGATGATGGTTATTCCTTTTGGCATTGTCGGTGCGGTAATAGGTCACTGGATAATGGGCATGGATTTAACCTTACTGAGTCTGATGGGGGTCTTAGCGTTATCGGGTGTGGTGGTTAACGATTCACTGGTCCTGGTCGACTATATTAACAAAAAGCGTGCTGAGGGAAGTGCTGTTTTTGAAGCTGTTTATGCCGCTGGTGGTCGTCGCTTTAGGCCGGTTTTACTAACATCATTAACGACGTTTGCTGGTTTAATGCCACTTTTATTTGAAAAGAGTACTCAAGCACAGTTCTTAATTCCGATGGCAGTAAGTCTTGGCTTTGGTATTTTATTTGCGACAATCATTACATTGTTTTTAGTGCCGATAAATTATTTGATTATGGAAGATATCAAACGCTATTTCGATCGTTATAAAAATGACATGCGTTGGTTAGTACGTAAAGGCGTTAGTAAAGGAAAATCGTCATAACGTCAGCCGTTAAACGTTCAACTATGTTGTTGCGATTACACTAAAAAATTGCCAACCTTTTATTAGGTTGGCAATTTTTTTATTTATCATAAAAATTTAACTCCACTATTATCTGCAGTGTTGATTTCTTAAGATTTTATTAAAAATATGCTTAGCAGAGTAAACTGTTTACTTAAAATAACGCTTTGGCTACAATATTTCATCAAGGTAAGCGCTTATACTAATATTTATTAAAATATTCCTTGACCAATCACCCCCCTCAACCCACTCTTTGCCCACGAATTTATTCAAATGTAGAGATTTAATTAGTGAGCCAAGAACTAATGTACGACAAAAATAGCATTATCATTATTATTACCCTTTTTATTTTGATGTTAATTATTAACCAAATAGGCTACAGCTTCGGTTTACGTAATAAAGACGCAGAAAACACCGAGATGAAAAGTCAATCGACGGCTATTCAAGCCGGTATTCTTGGTTTATTGGCTTTGTTGCTCGGTTTCACGTTTAATATGTCGCTGCAACGGTATGATGGACGAAGCAGCGCGGTTATTGAAGAAGCGGGTGCTATTTCAAGAGTAGCCATGCAAGCAAAACTATTGAGTGGTAAAGTAAAAGATGACGTTTTTGATGAATTAGAGTCTTATTTAGCACTACGTATTTCACTGAGCCAAATAGATTTGAGCAATGCAGACCAACGTATGGCTGTGAACAAAAAGGTTAGTAAATCACAAGCGAAACTGATTGAATTAGCACAACAAGAATTGGAAAATCCAAGATCACTGTTAATTGCCAATGGCTTTTATCAGTCATTGTCCAGCATGATTCAAATTGAAAACAAACGTTCGGCTATGCTTAGACTCCATGTGCCCGAGCCGGTATTGTTTTTGTTGTTTAGTGTTTTTGTTACTGTTGGCGGCATGCTTGGTTATAATAGCGGGTTAGGGAAGAAGCGTCCCGCATTTCCCACGATATTATTATTCACCTTAATCATCTTGGTGGTCTTTATTATCATTGATTTAGACAGACCTAAACGTGGTATTATACAAGTTAACCAAGATAGCCTGCATGATGCGGTCATGACCCTTCAAGATTATAAAACTGAATAATGTTAACGTTTATTTAAGCTAGTGATAATAAAATTTAATAGCTATTTTGGGTCATTTAATAATGAATAGCTATTAGATATTCCCCTTTAAAAGGACAAAGCACTTAAGGTTGCGGCTGAAACTTCACCTTATATTCGTTCGAACATATCGATACTAGTCCGGTCGATACCAACCTACCTAGCTAAGCGTTTGATAGCGATAATAAAGATTATAAAAGTTGATAACGACCAAACTCTTAAGATTTATTTATTTAAAAACATTATCTTGCAAACTTCCCTCTAATTTTTTCTCACTATATTTCCTGATCATTTGTCGCACTTTCTACGACGCATTGACATCATCTAATACCGTCAGCTTTTCAAAGATCGCCTTTTTTAGCATCAATGAATACCGTAAATCTGGCTGTTGTTTTTTCCATCTTTAATGTTTGTATAGCGACATGTTATTTTGATTATCATTTAATTAAAATTGTATTGTCTTTTAATTGGAATATAATCGTCGTTTTGTTGACTGCCATGTGAAATATTAACCGTTAAATTACGCTTATCTATTGATGATATTTACCCATATTTATTTTATGTAAGCAAGACATGCAGATAAACCCCCAACATACTTATATTATGGCTGTTCTTAATTTTCAGCCTTTAAAAGCGTTAGCCACTGGCTTTTTTTGATGGTGACCGTTGCCTTGTATTCTCTTTGCTTACTCTGTCAAAGGAATATCTAATGCAGCGCTGCTCGCTGAGATAAAACGTTTTTTGACAAATTTTAAATTAACTCAGAGAAATATTGTGAAAAAATTAATAACGACTGTATTGCTGCTCCTCTTTGCAACACCTGCTTTTGCCGCTGGAGCCGGCGAAATTGATCTCACTAACACTGTTGCAGGATTTACTGCATTAACGATTTTTATTATCGCTTACCTACTGGTTATTAGTGAGGAGTTTCTTCATCTGAGAAAGTCAAAACCGGTATTGGTCGCCGCCGGTGTCATTTGGCTGATTATTGGTTGGATTTATACTCAACACGGCATTCCTAAAGCGGCAGAAGAAGCTTTTAATCATAATTTATTAGAATATGCTCAGTTATTATTATTTTTATTAGTCGCGATGACTTATATAAATGCGATGGAAGAGCGAG from Colwellia sp. PAMC 20917 includes these protein-coding regions:
- a CDS encoding efflux RND transporter permease subunit, giving the protein MHGLIAWFARNDVAANLLMVVIVAAGLYSLSNKIPVDLFPEFEINTVQVSTVLPGASPQEVEEGLTIRVEEAIQDIEGIREMTSRSNEGSSTVTVEVEDGFDVREVLDEMKVRVDAINNFPVEAERPLVTMPKRMRDAIGVVMYGDYDSLTLRRYAEDVRDEIASLPGVTQVSVDNSLRFEISIEIPEWSLRKYDITLEQVADTLRRNSTDVSAGNLKTEGGDIFIRSIGQAYKASDFSQLPILTDEDGTLIRLGDIAVLRDEFEETPLRTRFNGIPAIEVEVFRVGDQSIIEVTDAVKNYIAGKQQALPQGLTMTYWRDRSKSIKARLATLTTSAWQGALLVILLLALFLRPAVAFWVCLGIPMSFMGAFILMPFFGISLNLMSLFAFILVLGIVVDDAIVTGENVYEHMQRGTDPLTAAIRGTQEVAVPVTFGILTTVAAFIPLALLEGRGSWYQSIPYVIVPVLLFSLIESKLVLPAHLKHIKPRTGAPSRLTRIQMAISTSLETFIAKCYQPTLALALRWRYATLAIMLSSLFIVIGALSSGQTKFVFFPRVQSEVATATLTMPTGTAFESTDRIVQHMTKQAKLLQEKYIDAESGESIIKNIYSISGGRNSSTGRVRVETIPPEDRSTDIGTQQIVAEWRKMVGQVAGAEQLNYRAEIGWSRPAINIELRGKNADDLAELGDKFKSKLTQYSAVSDVEDSMSDGKEELQLKLKPEATLLGLNLNMVARQVRQAVYGFEVQRIQRGREEVRVMVRYPIAARQSIETLEQMMIRVEAGQEVPLWQIADIVPGLSPSSILRIDRQRTLSITADFNKEQGNLSAVQEELEEFLQQSISTYPGMNYEMAGEARDQKESSQELKFGMFGLLLVIYILLAIPFKSYSQPLVVMMVIPFGIVGAVIGHWIMGMDLTLLSLMGVLALSGVVVNDSLVLVDYINKKRAEGSAVFEAVYAAGGRRFRPVLLTSLTTFAGLMPLLFEKSTQAQFLIPMAVSLGFGILFATIITLFLVPINYLIMEDIKRYFDRYKNDMRWLVRKGVSKGKSS
- a CDS encoding bestrophin-like domain, with product MSQELMYDKNSIIIIITLFILMLIINQIGYSFGLRNKDAENTEMKSQSTAIQAGILGLLALLLGFTFNMSLQRYDGRSSAVIEEAGAISRVAMQAKLLSGKVKDDVFDELESYLALRISLSQIDLSNADQRMAVNKKVSKSQAKLIELAQQELENPRSLLIANGFYQSLSSMIQIENKRSAMLRLHVPEPVLFLLFSVFVTVGGMLGYNSGLGKKRPAFPTILLFTLIILVVFIIIDLDRPKRGIIQVNQDSLHDAVMTLQDYKTE